In Alphaproteobacteria bacterium, the genomic stretch GGCGGCGACGCGCAGCCGGCCCTTTTCGTCCTTGCAGGCATTGGGAAAGGTTCGCGCTTTCTCGATATCCTTGACCGTGATCAGACCGATGCAGCGATAGGCGCCGTCCACCACCAGGAGCTTTTCGATCCGGTGCTGGTGTAAAATCCGTTTGGCCTCGTCCAAAGTCACGCTTTCCGGCGCGGTGATCAGCCCCTCGCGGGTCATGAATTCGGCGATCGGCTTGCGGGTTTCGGTCGCGAAGCGCACGTCCCGGTTCGTCAGAATGCCGATCAGCTTGCCGGTATCGCGCTCGACCACCGGGATTCCGGAGATCCGGTTGACATCCATGACCTGCAGGGCCTCGGCCAGGGACTGGTCCGGATTCATGGTCACCGGGTTGACCACCATTCCCGCCTCGAATTTCTTGACGGCGCGGACCTCGTTGGCCTGCAGATCGATATCGAGGTTCTTGTGAATGACGCCGATGCCGCCCGCCTGGGCCATGGCGATCGCCAGGGGGCCTTCGGTTACGGTATCCATGGCGGCCGACACAAAGGGGATGCCCAGCTCGATCGTGCGGGTCAGCCGGGCCCGGGTGTCGGCCTGGTGCGGCAGGATGGCGGATTCGGAGGGCACGAGCGAGACGTCGTCGAAAGTCAGCGCTTCGCGAATTTCCATATCTGGTCTGGTCCACCCGTGAAATTGGCCGGCATCATACACGAGACGATTGGGAATCCAAGTGCCTGGGTAAAGATTGCGGTTGCCGGAAAAAGCGCGGGAAATTGCGGTTTTCAGCGGGCGGGGCCGACCGGGCGAAAGTCCTGCGCCACGACGTAGGTCTCGGGCGATTCCTGGCGGCTTGCCGGCGGCTTGGCGTGGCGCACGACGGCAAAGCGTTCCTTGAGGCGATCGAGCAATTCACCCTGGGCGCCCCCCTGAAAGACCTTCGCGACGAAGGTCCCGCCGGGCGCGAGCAGTTCCTCTGCCGCCGCCAGGCCCGCCTCGCAGAGCCGCACGATCCTCAGGTGATCGGTCGGCGCATGGCCGGTCGTGGCCGGGGCCATGTCGCTCAGGACGACATCGGCCGGCCCGCCCAAAAGGTCCCGGCAGGCGGCGAGTCCTGCCTCGCTCTCGATGTCCGCCGTCACGACCTCGACCCCCGGGATGGGATCCATGGGCAGGATATCGATCGCGACCACCCAGCCGCCGGGCCCGACTTTTTCGGCCGCCACCTGACTCCAGCCCCCGGGAGCCGCGCCGAGGTCGAGGACGCGGGCGTCCCGGCGCAGAAAATGAAAGCGCTTATCGAGCTGGAGGAGCTTGAAGGCGGCCCGGGACCGGTAGCCGGTGGCCCGGGCTTCCTGCACGTAGGGATCATTCAGATGGCGGTGCAGCCACCGCGTGCTCGACGCCTTGCGCCCCTTTGCGCGATGGACGCGAACAGCCTTGGTCCGGCGTCCCGAGCCTCCACCGCCCTTGCGTTGCGCCATGGTCAGGAAAGACGGGGCCGGGCGCGCCGGCCGGCAAAGAGCCCGAGCAGGATCCCGTCCCGGACGCCGCGATCCGCCACCGTCAGCGAGCCCACCGGCACCCGGTCGCAGATGCCGGCCAGCACGGCGCATCCCGGCACGACGAGATCGGCGCGCGCCTCCCCGATACACGGGTGGGAGCCGCGATCGTCGTTCGACATGCGGCCAAGCATTTCCGCCACTTCATGCACGGTCTCGAAATCGATGGTGGCGCCGTCGACCCGCCGGCGATCATATCGGCCGAGGCAGAGGTGAACGCCGGCCACGGTCGTCACCGTGCCCGAGGTGCCGAGCAGGTCAACCTCGCGGTCGGCCACGCGCCGCCCGATCTGATGCCTTGCGTCGAAATCCGAGAGCGCGTCAAAAATTTCGCGGCGGATTTTCTGGTAGGTATCGGGGCATATCGCCGCCCCGCCGAACCGGTCGGACAAGGTCACCACGCCATGGGGCAGTGAGACGGAATCCCGCAGCCGGGGCGTACCGTCGCGGCCGGTTTCGATCCAGAGGATTTCCGTGCTGCCGCCGCCAATGTCAAATACCACGGCAGCGGGCTTTTCCGGCTTCAGCAGCGGCGCGCAGCCCGCCAGCGCCAGGCCTGCTTCCTCTTCCGGCGAGATGACCTCCAGCGCCAGCCCGGTCTCCGCCTCGACCCGGCTCAGGAATTCGGCCCCGTTCGTGGCCCGCCGGCAGGCCTCGGTCGCCACGGTGCGGGCGCGGGAGATATTGCGGCGCGCCATCCGGCCGGCACACTGGCGAAGCGCGTCGATGGTGCGCTCCATCGCATCGTCCGACAGCCGGCCGGTTGCCGCCAGCCCCTCGCCCAGCCGGACGATGCGGGAAAACGCGTCCACGACCTTGAAGCCACTCCCCGTGGCCCGGGCCATCATCAGCCGACAGTTATTGGTGCCGAGATCGAGTGCGGCACAGAGACGGTCCCTGCCGGCTCTGCCCCCGGCGGCCCTCGTCCCCTCCTCGTCCCGCGCCCTGTGCTCCACGATGATCCTCGTCCGCCCGGTCCCCTGATATCATGCGAGACAATCTGACTCGTGCCTTGATTTCAGCGGTTTATCCGATTCTCTATGCTGCCCGGCGGTTCCCGGCAGGTCAAGCGCGCATGCAACTCGCGGCCCCGCTCGAAGCCGTGCCGTGCAGGGCCAAAGCAGCTTTAAGTGCATGCGGCCCTGTGCTAGACGAGGCTGGCGCCCTGCTGGGGGATAGTTTAGCGGTAGAACTCTCGGCTCTGACCCGAGCAGCCCTGGTTCGAATCCAGGTCCCCCAGCCATCACCGATTTTCCGGAAAATACCTGGATCGCACCGCCCACGACAGCCGTCGGCGGGGCCGGTCACCATGCCGTGAAGCGAACCCCGATCGGGGTCGACGGCACCGCGCGATAGTGGCATTAAGTTGGGCCCGCTGCCCCGCGCGGCGCCCCATCCCGAAAAGGAGAGACCCATGAGCCAGAGCCCGGCCCCCCGCAAGGAACAGGTTCGCGAGGATTGGGCAAAACGGGGAAGCTATTGGGACGAATGGGCGGACCAGATGGGCGAGCAGTCCGATATCTTCAATCTGCCTTTCGTCGAGATTGCCGATATCCGCCCCGGTCAAAGAACCCTGGACCTCGCCTCGGGCGCGGGCGAGCCGGCCCTGACGATCGCCAAAAAGGTCGGCCCCTCGGGGCATGTGACGGCAACCGATCTGGTGGACGAGATGCTTGCCGGTATTCGCCGCCGGGCGGCCGATCGCAAACTCACCAATCTCGATTTCCGTCTCGCGGACATGGAAAACCTGCCTTTCGAGGATGAAAGCTTCGATCGCGTCACATGCCGTTTCGGCATCATGTTCAGCAGCGACATTTCCCGCACATTCGCCGAGGCCTTTCGCGTGCTCAAGCCGGGCGGACGGGCGGCCTATATGGTCTGGGGCCCGCTGACCGACAATACGGTGATCGCCGAGACCACGGCCGTCGCCGAAAAGGAACTCGGCTTCTGGCCCTGGAACGACGACATCAACCCCTTTCGTTTTCCCGAGGCCGGCATACTGGGCCCGGAAATGGCGAAGGCCGGTTTCACCGGGGTCCGCGAGGAGGATATCATCGTAAATCTTCGCCGGCCGCTGGATGGCAGGCCCTTCTGGCAGGCGCAGATCGATATGGGGGTGGGGCCCCATCTCGACACGCGGGATCCGGCCGTCCGCGAGCGGATCAATCAGGCGGTCGAGGCCGCCCTCGAAAAATATATCGAGGATGATTTCCACGTCTTCAAAAGCCATGTCCGCGTGGTGGTCGGCGATAAACCGGCCTGATCCGCCCGCCTGGTCCGCCCGCAAATGGCCGGAGTTGTATATCGGACCGATATAGTATATATATCGGTCCGATACACATAACTGGAATACGGACCCCCCGGCCATGGATGTAAAAAGCGCCTGTCTCGGCGTGCTCGCCTGCGGCGACGCCACGGGCTACGAAATCCGCAAACAGTTCGAGGAAGGCCCGTTCGGCCATTTCTTCCATGCCGGATTCGGCTCGATCTACCCGGCTCTCAACCGGCTGCAGACCGAAGGGCTCGTTTCCTGCATGTCGCTTACCCAGGACCGGCGGCCGGACAAGAAGATTTATACGATCACGGCCAAGGGCGAGCGCACGCTGCAGAACGTGCTGATGGAAGCGCCTGATATCGACAAGGTCCGCTCCGATTTCATGTTCATTGTCTTTTTCGGTGAAAGACTGCCGGCCGACTGGCTGGAAAAGGTCATCGACCAGCGCATCGCCTGGTATCGCGGGGTTCTCGATACGATGTGCCAGGATACGGAGCACCATGCGACACCGGGGCAGAAATTCGCCCATGGCTTTGGCGTCGAGATTTACCGCACCGCGGCCGATTACCTGGAAAATCACAAAGCAGAGCTGATCACCGCCGCGCGCAAGGATTCCGCCGCCTGAA encodes the following:
- a CDS encoding RlmE family RNA methyltransferase yields the protein MAQRKGGGGSGRRTKAVRVHRAKGRKASSTRWLHRHLNDPYVQEARATGYRSRAAFKLLQLDKRFHFLRRDARVLDLGAAPGGWSQVAAEKVGPGGWVVAIDILPMDPIPGVEVVTADIESEAGLAACRDLLGGPADVVLSDMAPATTGHAPTDHLRIVRLCEAGLAAAEELLAPGGTFVAKVFQGGAQGELLDRLKERFAVVRHAKPPASRQESPETYVVAQDFRPVGPAR
- a CDS encoding Ppx/GppA phosphatase family protein, whose amino-acid sequence is MEHRARDEEGTRAAGGRAGRDRLCAALDLGTNNCRLMMARATGSGFKVVDAFSRIVRLGEGLAATGRLSDDAMERTIDALRQCAGRMARRNISRARTVATEACRRATNGAEFLSRVEAETGLALEVISPEEEAGLALAGCAPLLKPEKPAAVVFDIGGGSTEILWIETGRDGTPRLRDSVSLPHGVVTLSDRFGGAAICPDTYQKIRREIFDALSDFDARHQIGRRVADREVDLLGTSGTVTTVAGVHLCLGRYDRRRVDGATIDFETVHEVAEMLGRMSNDDRGSHPCIGEARADLVVPGCAVLAGICDRVPVGSLTVADRGVRDGILLGLFAGRRARPRLS
- a CDS encoding class I SAM-dependent methyltransferase; this translates as MSQSPAPRKEQVREDWAKRGSYWDEWADQMGEQSDIFNLPFVEIADIRPGQRTLDLASGAGEPALTIAKKVGPSGHVTATDLVDEMLAGIRRRAADRKLTNLDFRLADMENLPFEDESFDRVTCRFGIMFSSDISRTFAEAFRVLKPGGRAAYMVWGPLTDNTVIAETTAVAEKELGFWPWNDDINPFRFPEAGILGPEMAKAGFTGVREEDIIVNLRRPLDGRPFWQAQIDMGVGPHLDTRDPAVRERINQAVEAALEKYIEDDFHVFKSHVRVVVGDKPA
- a CDS encoding PadR family transcriptional regulator, coding for MDVKSACLGVLACGDATGYEIRKQFEEGPFGHFFHAGFGSIYPALNRLQTEGLVSCMSLTQDRRPDKKIYTITAKGERTLQNVLMEAPDIDKVRSDFMFIVFFGERLPADWLEKVIDQRIAWYRGVLDTMCQDTEHHATPGQKFAHGFGVEIYRTAADYLENHKAELITAARKDSAA